The proteins below are encoded in one region of Corynebacterium sphenisci DSM 44792:
- a CDS encoding MFS transporter, which yields MSAPAAGAARLDPGARPEVSRGWITRYGLLYLGQNLAWAAPAQLLLARQILVWHPGDKEARLALLMAIGGVASLVGHPLAGWLSDATGGRRGRRAPWILVGAAVSAGCLAAMAAAPGFWALTAAWTVFQLFIAAAINSAQAVAPDGVPRHQYGTVSGVLGLTYTLGLVAGTAVAALLGTGPAYLVAATLLLAATAQFLLGFRDPTAGVAPAAAPREAPDPDPDPAPGRADRPAAGYRDFGWVFVARFLVTTGNYVALFYLFYFLRDRIGLADPDGGVLVLTGIYAACVVATAVAAGVVSDRSGRRRGYVAASSAGVAVACAVMAAAGDFPVVLAAAVLLGLSWGVFMAVDQALINEVLPSAARRGRDVGVMNLAVAGPNTLAPLLAAAALGAFGGYPGLYLFAGAVTALGAAAVTRVRGVP from the coding sequence CCGCGGCTGGATCACCCGCTACGGGCTGCTCTACCTCGGCCAGAACCTCGCCTGGGCGGCGCCCGCGCAGCTGCTCCTGGCCCGGCAGATCCTGGTCTGGCATCCCGGGGACAAGGAGGCCCGGCTGGCGCTGCTGATGGCCATCGGCGGGGTGGCCTCCCTGGTCGGCCATCCCCTGGCCGGCTGGCTCTCCGACGCCACCGGGGGCCGCCGGGGCCGGCGCGCCCCGTGGATCCTGGTCGGGGCCGCGGTCTCCGCCGGCTGCCTGGCCGCGATGGCCGCCGCACCCGGGTTCTGGGCCCTCACCGCGGCATGGACGGTGTTCCAGCTGTTCATCGCCGCGGCGATCAACTCGGCCCAGGCGGTCGCCCCGGACGGGGTGCCCCGGCACCAGTACGGCACCGTCTCCGGGGTGCTCGGGCTGACCTACACCCTGGGCCTGGTCGCCGGCACCGCCGTGGCCGCGCTGCTGGGCACCGGCCCCGCCTACCTGGTCGCCGCGACGCTGCTGCTGGCGGCCACCGCCCAGTTCCTGCTCGGCTTCCGGGATCCCACCGCGGGGGTCGCCCCGGCCGCCGCGCCGCGGGAGGCGCCGGACCCGGACCCCGACCCGGCGCCGGGGCGGGCCGACCGCCCCGCGGCCGGCTACCGGGACTTCGGCTGGGTCTTCGTGGCCCGCTTCCTGGTCACCACCGGCAATTACGTGGCGCTGTTCTACCTCTTCTACTTCCTCCGGGACCGGATCGGGCTGGCCGACCCGGATGGCGGGGTGCTCGTGCTCACCGGGATCTACGCCGCCTGCGTGGTGGCCACCGCGGTCGCCGCCGGGGTGGTCTCGGACCGTTCCGGGCGCCGCCGCGGCTACGTCGCCGCCTCCTCCGCCGGGGTGGCGGTGGCCTGCGCGGTGATGGCCGCCGCGGGGGATTTCCCCGTGGTGCTGGCCGCGGCGGTGCTGCTGGGGCTGTCCTGGGGCGTGTTCATGGCGGTGGACCAGGCCCTGATCAACGAGGTGCTGCCCTCCGCGGCGCGCCGCGGCCGCGATGTCGGGGTGATGAACCTGGCCGTGGCCGGGCCGAACACCCTGGCCCCGCTGCTCGCCGCGGCGGCGCTGGGCGCCTTCGGCGGCTACCCGGGGCTCTACCTCTTCGCCGGGGCGGTGACCGCCCTCGGCGCGGCGGCGGTGACCCGGGTGCGCGGGGTGCCGTGA